The DNA segment CGCGGTGCGCCGGGACGGTCATCCCGATTTCCGGCGCCTCTCACCGGGCGGCCGCCTCCCACGCGCCCCGGGCCCCGGACGCCGCACGCGGGTCGCCTCCCGCGCGCCCGCCGCACCGCCGCGCCCCGTCCTCACGCCACCGACCCGATCCGCCCCACCGGCCGCCCCGTGTCGTGGTGGATGGGGGTGTGGGCGCCGGTCAGCGGGGTGCCGGTGCCGCCGCGGCGGTTGGCGACGATCTCGGCGGCGATGGACAGCGCGGTCTCCTCGGGGGTGCGGGCGCCGAGGTCGAGGCCGATGGGCGAGCGCAGCCGGTTGAGTTCGAGTTCGGTCAGGCCGGTGTCGCGCAGCCGCCGCAGCCGGTCCAGGTGGGTGCGGCGCGAGCCCATCGCGCCGACGTAGGCGACCGGGAGCCTGAGCGCCCGCTCCAGCAGCGGGACGTCGAACTTGGCGTCGTGGGTCAGCACGCACAGCACCGTGCGGGGGTCGAGGTCCTGGGAGTCCAGGTAGCGGTGCGGCCAGTCGACGACGATCTCGTCGGCGTCCGGGAAGCGGGTGCGGGTGGCGAAGACGGGGCGGGCGTCGCAGACCGTGACGTGGTAGTTGAGGAACTTGCCGACCTTGACCAGCGCGGAGGCGAAGTCGATCGCGCCGAAGACGATCATGCGGGGCGCGGGGACGGAGGATTCGACGAGGAGGCGGACGGGCTGACCGCACTGCGCACCGGCCGGCTGCTCCGCGTCGTCGCCCGTGGCGTCCTCGCCGGGTGCCGGGCCCGCCCCGAGCTCGATCGTCGTGGTGCGCCCGGCGTCCAGCAGGGCGCGGGTGAGGGCCGTCGCGGTGCGGTCGAGGGCGGGGTGGCCGCCCAGGGTGCCGGTGTGGCTGCCGTCGGGGCGGACCACCAGCGCCCGGCCGAGGAGCCCGGCGGGGCCCTCGATGACCCGGGCGAGGGCCGCCGCCCGGCCCGTGGCGGCGGCGGCCAGGCCGGCGGCGAGCGTGCCTGCGGCGCCGTCGGCC comes from the Streptomyces angustmyceticus genome and includes:
- a CDS encoding XdhC family protein; this translates as MLDIAEELHRWVGQGRDFAVATVVATHGSAPRQPGAALAVDSDGTAIGSVSGGCVEGAVYELCQEALRTGEPVLERFGYSDEDAFAVGLTCGGVIDILVQPVRAPAARPAGDRTPGEPADGAAGTLAAGLAAAATGRAAALARVIEGPAGLLGRALVVRPDGSHTGTLGGHPALDRTATALTRALLDAGRTTTIELGAGPAPGEDATGDDAEQPAGAQCGQPVRLLVESSVPAPRMIVFGAIDFASALVKVGKFLNYHVTVCDARPVFATRTRFPDADEIVVDWPHRYLDSQDLDPRTVLCVLTHDAKFDVPLLERALRLPVAYVGAMGSRRTHLDRLRRLRDTGLTELELNRLRSPIGLDLGARTPEETALSIAAEIVANRRGGTGTPLTGAHTPIHHDTGRPVGRIGSVA